A DNA window from Melospiza georgiana isolate bMelGeo1 chromosome 22, bMelGeo1.pri, whole genome shotgun sequence contains the following coding sequences:
- the FHAD1 gene encoding forkhead-associated domain-containing protein 1 isoform X3 yields MRAFLKSSEGRFQLKSYTTTIGSHRGADIVLQSAGVAERHAALEFSASDNSFILQDFNSPHGTFVNSCQVQNAAVRVRPGDILSFGTAGASFKLVLDAAAQVSCSPLKRHVGWSGQLQAVAEPKLQTPASPVCLPSLQGQLPPDSLSRGAPRAPGHVPHLVLPRRPASARDRSAASATSVDTSSRTSALRPVSASFSGDGASSVGRAPSLGPHKVDLLLQGKQGEKLLEKEVGHLFGLETELKGKDVVMRDLQEEIAAMAKKLAQAAVRNEAELTQKLLTFNQELGAQTEEIKALREQISDLQKGSNQVFSYSLHERDLEIGRLRRENEKLKKDQALTAGLVSNMQRELLQKEQKIQQLQQETEKLSKENREKDKQLAVVSAKCSRIKEETKHELRQQELISCRNAEEELKAAWSQQAQQLREMERRERLLQSDMQRAGEQLESFKTRVMQACSPSAAGSTGKAVTEQQVIEKVRQISDENQQSHEREKSLQKELSSRLAKEREVSANIEVFKNSLQKLQACLRSPCSSASLRGELGQLELVCLDPSVSAIRTAVLDMARGPLSWLEGAEQLLDSVGMDLHTSGKGLLAALGSLLEKSQEMAQRNQMLQEQLEKLQELQAELLQEHTKELEAKHEQDLQIKIQQIVLEKDKESKQILESAVTEEKEKCKKSVEEEQRKIQELENHLRSMAEETAKRAEEQELTEGKLREALHELKKITAQEAVLQQQVLQQSQQLRAVQEENELQRQKLQEEVAGYREQSRQHSLTILALEDRLLEATQQQKVLEEEKAALVEKMEGLQCDAHSSALGAWLEICPAMESHACLRKLREELAVVQGTLLEKKAFISRLSRELSETRARMSDMRGELSEEQKVELEHSQRQLKHREWEVNQLREKLSEMSNLVEEKDQALRAAAEELSQAQRCCQVLRDASQQTLENAEDAPRTPVQLSEASQREPPSALAELGAKCRGLRHEETIQRQKEGLAELRDRVKMLEKRQCSGAVKSNSEPLVVWMEDLPEKIVQQRGLELEPVPVSGEKLRAGKVPDHVPNGSSFRITNSEVSLEMAEATDLGEKMYLDVIGALGSLVEMKELSGMQPLQHLPQERRAEVGLQRQKALELLYRKIRNLQVRLERKEKVLKDYEGSVEQLRQSQASLQRCQEEMSNLEDEAHREAEEKALLREALERMQLQLDQEKRLRQAAKRHKPGATKTLCSGKLKAKGCMAGAARLGRSWEQHHRDLH; encoded by the exons GTGTCCTGTTCCCCCTTGAAACGTCACGTGGGGTGGAgtgggcagctccaggctgttGCAGAGCCCAAACTCCAGACTCCTGCATCTCCTGTGTGCCTGCCCTCGCTGCAGGGGCAGCTTCCCCCTGACTCTCTGAGCAGAGgggcccccagagcccctggccACGTGCCCCATCTGGTGCTGCCAAGGCGACCTGCGAGTGCCCGGGACAGGAGCGCAGccagtgccacctctgtggACACCTCCAGCAGGACCTCTGCCCTGAGGCCAG TCTCAGCCAGCTTCTCAGGTGATGGTGCAAGCAGTGTGGGGAgagccccttccctggggcCTCACAAGGTGGATCTCCTCCTGCAGGGGAAG CAgggtgagaagctgctggagaaggaagTGGGCCACCTTTTTGGTTTGGAAACAGAGTTAAAGGGGAAGGATGTGGTGATGAGAGACCTACAGGAGGAGATCGCAGCCATGGCAAAGAAACTGGCCCAGGCAGCCGTGAGGAACGAGGCTGAGCTGACCCAGAAGCTGCTCACCTTCAACCAAGAGCTGGGAGCCCAAACAGAGGAGATCAAAGCCCTGAGGGAACAG ATCAGTGACCTGCAGAAAGGCTCAAACCAAGTTTTTAGCTATTCCCTCCACGAGAGAGACCTGGAGATCGGGAGGCTGCGGAGGGAAAATGAGAAGTTGAAGAAGGACCAGGCTTTGACTGCAG GTCTGGTGAGCAACATGCAAAGAGAACTCCTGCAAAAGGAGCAGAaaatccagcagctccagcaagaGACTGAAAAACTGAGTAAGGAAAACCGAGAGAAGGACAAGCAGCTGGCCGTGGTTTCAGCCAAG TGCTCGAGaattaaagaagaaacaaagcaCGAACTCAGACAGCAAGAACTAATCTCCTGCAGAAAT gcagaggaggagctgaaggCAGCGTGGTCCCAGCAGGCGCAGCAGCTGCGGGAGATGGAGCGCAGGGAGCGCCTGCTGCAGTCTGACATGCAGAGAGCTGGGGAGCAG ctggagtcCTTCAAGACCCGAGTGATGCAAGCCTGTTCTCCAtcagcagctggcagcacagggaaagctgtgacagagcagcag GTGATAGAGAAGGTCAGGCAGATCTCTGACGAGAACCAACAAAGTCATGAGAGAGAGAAGAGTCTGCAGAAGGAATTAAGCTCCAGGCTTGCAAAGGAGAGGGAGGTGTCTGCAAACATCGAGGTGTTCAAGAATTCCCTGCAGAAGCTCCAG GCGTGCCTGAGGAGcccctgcagcagtgccagcctgcggggggagctggggcagctggagctggtgtgCCTGGATCCCTCTGTCTCAGCCAtcaggacagcagtgctggaCATGGCACGtggtcccctgtcctggctggagggtgcagagcagctcctggacaGCGTGGGGATGGACCTGCACACCTCTGGCAAAG GGCTGTTGGCTGCTCTCGGGAGCTTGTTGGAAAAGAGCCAAGAGATGGCACAGAGGAATCAGATGTTGCAG GAGCAATTAGagaagctccaggagctgcaggcagagctgctgcaggagcacacaaAGGAGCTGGAAGCAAAGCATGAGCAAGACTTGCAGATAAAAATCCAGCAAATTGTCCTGGAAAAGGACAAGGAGAGCAAACAG ATTCTGGAAAGTGCCGTCactgaggagaaggaaaagtgCAAGAAATCTGTGGAGGAAGAACAGAGGAAGATCCAAGAGTTGGAAAACCACCTTAGAAGCATGGCTGAG GAAACAGCAAagagggcagaggagcaggaactGACAGAGGGAAAGCTGAGAGAAGCTTTGCACGAGCTGAAGAAAATCACTGCACAAGAG GCTGTGTTACAGCAGCAggtgctccagcagagccaacagctcagggctgtgcaggaggaaaatgagctgcagaggcagaaacTGCAAGAAGAGGTGGCAGGATATAGGGAGCAAAGCAGGCAGCATTCCCTGACCATCCTGGCTTTAGAGGACAGGCTGCTCGAGGCCACTCAGCAGCAGAAGgtgctggaggaggaaaaggcagcGCTTGTGGAAAAGATGGAAG GACTTCAGTGTGATGcccacagctcagcactggGAGCTTGGCTGGAGATTTGTCCTGCCATGGAGTCTCATGCTTGTCTGAG GAAACTGCgggaggagctggcagtggtGCAGGGCACACTCCTGGAAAAGAAGGCATTCATCAgcaggctcagcagggagctgtcAGAAACCAGAGCCAGGATGTCGGACATGAGAG GGGAGCTGAGTGAAGAGCAGAAGGTggagctggagcacagccagAGGCAGCTGAAACACCGGGAGTGGGAAGTCAACCAGCTCCGGGAGAAGCTCTCCGAGATGTCCAACCTTGTGGAGGAGAAGGATCAggccctgagagcagcagctgaagaatTAAG CCAAGCCCAAAGGTGCTGCCAGGTGCTGAGGGATGCCTCCCAACAAACGCTGGAGAACGCAGAGGATGCTCCAAGGACACCAGTGCAGCTGAGTGAAGCCTCCCAGAGG GAGCCACCATCAGCCTTGGCTGAGCTTGGTGCCAAGTGCCGAGGCCTCAGGCACGAGGAAACAATCCAGCGCCAGAAAGAAGGTTTGGCTGAGCTCCGGGACAGAGTGAAGATGCTGGAGAAGAGACAGTGCTCAG GTGCTGTGAAGAGCAATTCAGAGCCACTGGTGGTCTGGATGGAAGACTTACCAGAGAAAATAGTCCAACAAAGAGGTCTTGAGCTGGAACCTGTTCCTGTGTCGGGAGAAAAGCTGAGGGCTGGCAAG GTTCCTGACCATGTTCCTAATGGGAGCTCATTCAGGATCACCAACAGCGAAGTGAGCTTGGAAATGGCTGAGGCGACAGACTTGGGTGAGAAGATG TACCTTGATGTAATCGGTGCTCTGGGAAGCCTGGTGGAGATGAAGGAGCTGTCAGGAatgcagcctctgcagcacctTCCTCAGGAGAGAAGGGCAGAAGTGGGACTGCAGAGacagaaggccctggagctgttGTACAGAAAGATCAGGAACCTCCAGGTTCGcctggaaaggaaagaaaaagtgctGAAAGATTATGAGGGAAGTGTGGAGCAGCTCAG gcagagccaagCTTCCCTGCAAAGGTGCCAGGAGGAGATGTCCAACCTGGAAGATGAGGCCCACagggaggcagaagaaaaggccCTGCTGAGAGAGGCTCTGGAGAGgatgcagctccagctggacCAGGAGAAGAGGCTGCGACAAGCGGCCAAAAGGCACAAG CCTGGAGCCACAAAGACTCTCTGCTCGGGCAAGCTGAAGGCCAAGGGGTGCATGGCAGGTGCTGCCAGATTGGGAAGATCATGGGAGCAGCACCACAGGGACCTTCACTAG
- the FHAD1 gene encoding forkhead-associated domain-containing protein 1 isoform X1 produces MRAFLKSSEGRFQLKSYTTTIGSHRGADIVLQSAGVAERHAALEFSASDNSFILQDFNSPHGTFVNSCQVQNAAVRVRPGDILSFGTAGASFKLVLDAAAQVSCSPLKRHVGWSGQLQAVAEPKLQTPASPVCLPSLQGQLPPDSLSRGAPRAPGHVPHLVLPRRPASARDRSAASATSVDTSSRTSALRPVSASFSGDGASSVGRAPSLGPHKVDLLLQGKQGEKLLEKEVGHLFGLETELKGKDVVMRDLQEEIAAMAKKLAQAAVRNEAELTQKLLTFNQELGAQTEEIKALREQISDLQKGSNQVFSYSLHERDLEIGRLRRENEKLKKDQALTAGLVSNMQRELLQKEQKIQQLQQETEKLSKENREKDKQLAVVSAKCSRIKEETKHELRQQELISCRNRIKELQRDLQGEIQKHESVQKQLAEKAKAEEELKAAWSQQAQQLREMERRERLLQSDMQRAGEQLESFKTRVMQACSPSAAGSTGKAVTEQQVIEKVRQISDENQQSHEREKSLQKELSSRLAKEREVSANIEVFKNSLQKLQACLRSPCSSASLRGELGQLELVCLDPSVSAIRTAVLDMARGPLSWLEGAEQLLDSVGMDLHTSGKGLLAALGSLLEKSQEMAQRNQMLQEQLEKLQELQAELLQEHTKELEAKHEQDLQIKIQQIVLEKDKESKQILESAVTEEKEKCKKSVEEEQRKIQELENHLRSMAEETAKRAEEQELTEGKLREALHELKKITAQEAVLQQQVLQQSQQLRAVQEENELQRQKLQEEVAGYREQSRQHSLTILALEDRLLEATQQQKVLEEEKAALVEKMEGLQCDAHSSALGAWLEICPAMESHACLRKLREELAVVQGTLLEKKAFISRLSRELSETRARMSDMRGELSEEQKVELEHSQRQLKHREWEVNQLREKLSEMSNLVEEKDQALRAAAEELSQAQRCCQVLRDASQQTLENAEDAPRTPVQLSEASQREPPSALAELGAKCRGLRHEETIQRQKEGLAELRDRVKMLEKRQCSGAVKSNSEPLVVWMEDLPEKIVQQRGLELEPVPVSGEKLRAGKVPDHVPNGSSFRITNSEVSLEMAEATDLGEKMYLDVIGALGSLVEMKELSGMQPLQHLPQERRAEVGLQRQKALELLYRKIRNLQVRLERKEKVLKDYEGSVEQLRQSQASLQRCQEEMSNLEDEAHREAEEKALLREALERMQLQLDQEKRLRQAAKRHKPGATKTLCSGKLKAKGCMAGAARLGRSWEQHHRDLH; encoded by the exons GTGTCCTGTTCCCCCTTGAAACGTCACGTGGGGTGGAgtgggcagctccaggctgttGCAGAGCCCAAACTCCAGACTCCTGCATCTCCTGTGTGCCTGCCCTCGCTGCAGGGGCAGCTTCCCCCTGACTCTCTGAGCAGAGgggcccccagagcccctggccACGTGCCCCATCTGGTGCTGCCAAGGCGACCTGCGAGTGCCCGGGACAGGAGCGCAGccagtgccacctctgtggACACCTCCAGCAGGACCTCTGCCCTGAGGCCAG TCTCAGCCAGCTTCTCAGGTGATGGTGCAAGCAGTGTGGGGAgagccccttccctggggcCTCACAAGGTGGATCTCCTCCTGCAGGGGAAG CAgggtgagaagctgctggagaaggaagTGGGCCACCTTTTTGGTTTGGAAACAGAGTTAAAGGGGAAGGATGTGGTGATGAGAGACCTACAGGAGGAGATCGCAGCCATGGCAAAGAAACTGGCCCAGGCAGCCGTGAGGAACGAGGCTGAGCTGACCCAGAAGCTGCTCACCTTCAACCAAGAGCTGGGAGCCCAAACAGAGGAGATCAAAGCCCTGAGGGAACAG ATCAGTGACCTGCAGAAAGGCTCAAACCAAGTTTTTAGCTATTCCCTCCACGAGAGAGACCTGGAGATCGGGAGGCTGCGGAGGGAAAATGAGAAGTTGAAGAAGGACCAGGCTTTGACTGCAG GTCTGGTGAGCAACATGCAAAGAGAACTCCTGCAAAAGGAGCAGAaaatccagcagctccagcaagaGACTGAAAAACTGAGTAAGGAAAACCGAGAGAAGGACAAGCAGCTGGCCGTGGTTTCAGCCAAG TGCTCGAGaattaaagaagaaacaaagcaCGAACTCAGACAGCAAGAACTAATCTCCTGCAGAAAT CGCATCAAGGAGCTGCAGCGGGACCTGCAGGGGGAGATCCAGAAGCATGAGAGTGTCCAGAAGCAACTGGCTGAGAAAGCCAAG gcagaggaggagctgaaggCAGCGTGGTCCCAGCAGGCGCAGCAGCTGCGGGAGATGGAGCGCAGGGAGCGCCTGCTGCAGTCTGACATGCAGAGAGCTGGGGAGCAG ctggagtcCTTCAAGACCCGAGTGATGCAAGCCTGTTCTCCAtcagcagctggcagcacagggaaagctgtgacagagcagcag GTGATAGAGAAGGTCAGGCAGATCTCTGACGAGAACCAACAAAGTCATGAGAGAGAGAAGAGTCTGCAGAAGGAATTAAGCTCCAGGCTTGCAAAGGAGAGGGAGGTGTCTGCAAACATCGAGGTGTTCAAGAATTCCCTGCAGAAGCTCCAG GCGTGCCTGAGGAGcccctgcagcagtgccagcctgcggggggagctggggcagctggagctggtgtgCCTGGATCCCTCTGTCTCAGCCAtcaggacagcagtgctggaCATGGCACGtggtcccctgtcctggctggagggtgcagagcagctcctggacaGCGTGGGGATGGACCTGCACACCTCTGGCAAAG GGCTGTTGGCTGCTCTCGGGAGCTTGTTGGAAAAGAGCCAAGAGATGGCACAGAGGAATCAGATGTTGCAG GAGCAATTAGagaagctccaggagctgcaggcagagctgctgcaggagcacacaaAGGAGCTGGAAGCAAAGCATGAGCAAGACTTGCAGATAAAAATCCAGCAAATTGTCCTGGAAAAGGACAAGGAGAGCAAACAG ATTCTGGAAAGTGCCGTCactgaggagaaggaaaagtgCAAGAAATCTGTGGAGGAAGAACAGAGGAAGATCCAAGAGTTGGAAAACCACCTTAGAAGCATGGCTGAG GAAACAGCAAagagggcagaggagcaggaactGACAGAGGGAAAGCTGAGAGAAGCTTTGCACGAGCTGAAGAAAATCACTGCACAAGAG GCTGTGTTACAGCAGCAggtgctccagcagagccaacagctcagggctgtgcaggaggaaaatgagctgcagaggcagaaacTGCAAGAAGAGGTGGCAGGATATAGGGAGCAAAGCAGGCAGCATTCCCTGACCATCCTGGCTTTAGAGGACAGGCTGCTCGAGGCCACTCAGCAGCAGAAGgtgctggaggaggaaaaggcagcGCTTGTGGAAAAGATGGAAG GACTTCAGTGTGATGcccacagctcagcactggGAGCTTGGCTGGAGATTTGTCCTGCCATGGAGTCTCATGCTTGTCTGAG GAAACTGCgggaggagctggcagtggtGCAGGGCACACTCCTGGAAAAGAAGGCATTCATCAgcaggctcagcagggagctgtcAGAAACCAGAGCCAGGATGTCGGACATGAGAG GGGAGCTGAGTGAAGAGCAGAAGGTggagctggagcacagccagAGGCAGCTGAAACACCGGGAGTGGGAAGTCAACCAGCTCCGGGAGAAGCTCTCCGAGATGTCCAACCTTGTGGAGGAGAAGGATCAggccctgagagcagcagctgaagaatTAAG CCAAGCCCAAAGGTGCTGCCAGGTGCTGAGGGATGCCTCCCAACAAACGCTGGAGAACGCAGAGGATGCTCCAAGGACACCAGTGCAGCTGAGTGAAGCCTCCCAGAGG GAGCCACCATCAGCCTTGGCTGAGCTTGGTGCCAAGTGCCGAGGCCTCAGGCACGAGGAAACAATCCAGCGCCAGAAAGAAGGTTTGGCTGAGCTCCGGGACAGAGTGAAGATGCTGGAGAAGAGACAGTGCTCAG GTGCTGTGAAGAGCAATTCAGAGCCACTGGTGGTCTGGATGGAAGACTTACCAGAGAAAATAGTCCAACAAAGAGGTCTTGAGCTGGAACCTGTTCCTGTGTCGGGAGAAAAGCTGAGGGCTGGCAAG GTTCCTGACCATGTTCCTAATGGGAGCTCATTCAGGATCACCAACAGCGAAGTGAGCTTGGAAATGGCTGAGGCGACAGACTTGGGTGAGAAGATG TACCTTGATGTAATCGGTGCTCTGGGAAGCCTGGTGGAGATGAAGGAGCTGTCAGGAatgcagcctctgcagcacctTCCTCAGGAGAGAAGGGCAGAAGTGGGACTGCAGAGacagaaggccctggagctgttGTACAGAAAGATCAGGAACCTCCAGGTTCGcctggaaaggaaagaaaaagtgctGAAAGATTATGAGGGAAGTGTGGAGCAGCTCAG gcagagccaagCTTCCCTGCAAAGGTGCCAGGAGGAGATGTCCAACCTGGAAGATGAGGCCCACagggaggcagaagaaaaggccCTGCTGAGAGAGGCTCTGGAGAGgatgcagctccagctggacCAGGAGAAGAGGCTGCGACAAGCGGCCAAAAGGCACAAG CCTGGAGCCACAAAGACTCTCTGCTCGGGCAAGCTGAAGGCCAAGGGGTGCATGGCAGGTGCTGCCAGATTGGGAAGATCATGGGAGCAGCACCACAGGGACCTTCACTAG
- the FHAD1 gene encoding forkhead-associated domain-containing protein 1 isoform X2 translates to MRAFLKSSEGRFQLKSYTTTIGSHRGADIVLQSAGVAERHAALEFSASDNSFILQDFNSPHGTFVNSCQVQNAAVRVRPGDILSFGTAGASFKLVLDAAAQVSCSPLKRHVGWSGQLQAVAEPKLQTPASPVCLPSLQGQLPPDSLSRGAPRAPGHVPHLVLPRRPASARDRSAASATSVDTSSRTSALRPVSASFSGDGASSVGRAPSLGPHKVDLLLQGKGEKLLEKEVGHLFGLETELKGKDVVMRDLQEEIAAMAKKLAQAAVRNEAELTQKLLTFNQELGAQTEEIKALREQISDLQKGSNQVFSYSLHERDLEIGRLRRENEKLKKDQALTAGLVSNMQRELLQKEQKIQQLQQETEKLSKENREKDKQLAVVSAKCSRIKEETKHELRQQELISCRNRIKELQRDLQGEIQKHESVQKQLAEKAKAEEELKAAWSQQAQQLREMERRERLLQSDMQRAGEQLESFKTRVMQACSPSAAGSTGKAVTEQQVIEKVRQISDENQQSHEREKSLQKELSSRLAKEREVSANIEVFKNSLQKLQACLRSPCSSASLRGELGQLELVCLDPSVSAIRTAVLDMARGPLSWLEGAEQLLDSVGMDLHTSGKGLLAALGSLLEKSQEMAQRNQMLQEQLEKLQELQAELLQEHTKELEAKHEQDLQIKIQQIVLEKDKESKQILESAVTEEKEKCKKSVEEEQRKIQELENHLRSMAEETAKRAEEQELTEGKLREALHELKKITAQEAVLQQQVLQQSQQLRAVQEENELQRQKLQEEVAGYREQSRQHSLTILALEDRLLEATQQQKVLEEEKAALVEKMEGLQCDAHSSALGAWLEICPAMESHACLRKLREELAVVQGTLLEKKAFISRLSRELSETRARMSDMRGELSEEQKVELEHSQRQLKHREWEVNQLREKLSEMSNLVEEKDQALRAAAEELSQAQRCCQVLRDASQQTLENAEDAPRTPVQLSEASQREPPSALAELGAKCRGLRHEETIQRQKEGLAELRDRVKMLEKRQCSGAVKSNSEPLVVWMEDLPEKIVQQRGLELEPVPVSGEKLRAGKVPDHVPNGSSFRITNSEVSLEMAEATDLGEKMYLDVIGALGSLVEMKELSGMQPLQHLPQERRAEVGLQRQKALELLYRKIRNLQVRLERKEKVLKDYEGSVEQLRQSQASLQRCQEEMSNLEDEAHREAEEKALLREALERMQLQLDQEKRLRQAAKRHKPGATKTLCSGKLKAKGCMAGAARLGRSWEQHHRDLH, encoded by the exons GTGTCCTGTTCCCCCTTGAAACGTCACGTGGGGTGGAgtgggcagctccaggctgttGCAGAGCCCAAACTCCAGACTCCTGCATCTCCTGTGTGCCTGCCCTCGCTGCAGGGGCAGCTTCCCCCTGACTCTCTGAGCAGAGgggcccccagagcccctggccACGTGCCCCATCTGGTGCTGCCAAGGCGACCTGCGAGTGCCCGGGACAGGAGCGCAGccagtgccacctctgtggACACCTCCAGCAGGACCTCTGCCCTGAGGCCAG TCTCAGCCAGCTTCTCAGGTGATGGTGCAAGCAGTGTGGGGAgagccccttccctggggcCTCACAAGGTGGATCTCCTCCTGCAGGGGAAG ggtgagaagctgctggagaaggaagTGGGCCACCTTTTTGGTTTGGAAACAGAGTTAAAGGGGAAGGATGTGGTGATGAGAGACCTACAGGAGGAGATCGCAGCCATGGCAAAGAAACTGGCCCAGGCAGCCGTGAGGAACGAGGCTGAGCTGACCCAGAAGCTGCTCACCTTCAACCAAGAGCTGGGAGCCCAAACAGAGGAGATCAAAGCCCTGAGGGAACAG ATCAGTGACCTGCAGAAAGGCTCAAACCAAGTTTTTAGCTATTCCCTCCACGAGAGAGACCTGGAGATCGGGAGGCTGCGGAGGGAAAATGAGAAGTTGAAGAAGGACCAGGCTTTGACTGCAG GTCTGGTGAGCAACATGCAAAGAGAACTCCTGCAAAAGGAGCAGAaaatccagcagctccagcaagaGACTGAAAAACTGAGTAAGGAAAACCGAGAGAAGGACAAGCAGCTGGCCGTGGTTTCAGCCAAG TGCTCGAGaattaaagaagaaacaaagcaCGAACTCAGACAGCAAGAACTAATCTCCTGCAGAAAT CGCATCAAGGAGCTGCAGCGGGACCTGCAGGGGGAGATCCAGAAGCATGAGAGTGTCCAGAAGCAACTGGCTGAGAAAGCCAAG gcagaggaggagctgaaggCAGCGTGGTCCCAGCAGGCGCAGCAGCTGCGGGAGATGGAGCGCAGGGAGCGCCTGCTGCAGTCTGACATGCAGAGAGCTGGGGAGCAG ctggagtcCTTCAAGACCCGAGTGATGCAAGCCTGTTCTCCAtcagcagctggcagcacagggaaagctgtgacagagcagcag GTGATAGAGAAGGTCAGGCAGATCTCTGACGAGAACCAACAAAGTCATGAGAGAGAGAAGAGTCTGCAGAAGGAATTAAGCTCCAGGCTTGCAAAGGAGAGGGAGGTGTCTGCAAACATCGAGGTGTTCAAGAATTCCCTGCAGAAGCTCCAG GCGTGCCTGAGGAGcccctgcagcagtgccagcctgcggggggagctggggcagctggagctggtgtgCCTGGATCCCTCTGTCTCAGCCAtcaggacagcagtgctggaCATGGCACGtggtcccctgtcctggctggagggtgcagagcagctcctggacaGCGTGGGGATGGACCTGCACACCTCTGGCAAAG GGCTGTTGGCTGCTCTCGGGAGCTTGTTGGAAAAGAGCCAAGAGATGGCACAGAGGAATCAGATGTTGCAG GAGCAATTAGagaagctccaggagctgcaggcagagctgctgcaggagcacacaaAGGAGCTGGAAGCAAAGCATGAGCAAGACTTGCAGATAAAAATCCAGCAAATTGTCCTGGAAAAGGACAAGGAGAGCAAACAG ATTCTGGAAAGTGCCGTCactgaggagaaggaaaagtgCAAGAAATCTGTGGAGGAAGAACAGAGGAAGATCCAAGAGTTGGAAAACCACCTTAGAAGCATGGCTGAG GAAACAGCAAagagggcagaggagcaggaactGACAGAGGGAAAGCTGAGAGAAGCTTTGCACGAGCTGAAGAAAATCACTGCACAAGAG GCTGTGTTACAGCAGCAggtgctccagcagagccaacagctcagggctgtgcaggaggaaaatgagctgcagaggcagaaacTGCAAGAAGAGGTGGCAGGATATAGGGAGCAAAGCAGGCAGCATTCCCTGACCATCCTGGCTTTAGAGGACAGGCTGCTCGAGGCCACTCAGCAGCAGAAGgtgctggaggaggaaaaggcagcGCTTGTGGAAAAGATGGAAG GACTTCAGTGTGATGcccacagctcagcactggGAGCTTGGCTGGAGATTTGTCCTGCCATGGAGTCTCATGCTTGTCTGAG GAAACTGCgggaggagctggcagtggtGCAGGGCACACTCCTGGAAAAGAAGGCATTCATCAgcaggctcagcagggagctgtcAGAAACCAGAGCCAGGATGTCGGACATGAGAG GGGAGCTGAGTGAAGAGCAGAAGGTggagctggagcacagccagAGGCAGCTGAAACACCGGGAGTGGGAAGTCAACCAGCTCCGGGAGAAGCTCTCCGAGATGTCCAACCTTGTGGAGGAGAAGGATCAggccctgagagcagcagctgaagaatTAAG CCAAGCCCAAAGGTGCTGCCAGGTGCTGAGGGATGCCTCCCAACAAACGCTGGAGAACGCAGAGGATGCTCCAAGGACACCAGTGCAGCTGAGTGAAGCCTCCCAGAGG GAGCCACCATCAGCCTTGGCTGAGCTTGGTGCCAAGTGCCGAGGCCTCAGGCACGAGGAAACAATCCAGCGCCAGAAAGAAGGTTTGGCTGAGCTCCGGGACAGAGTGAAGATGCTGGAGAAGAGACAGTGCTCAG GTGCTGTGAAGAGCAATTCAGAGCCACTGGTGGTCTGGATGGAAGACTTACCAGAGAAAATAGTCCAACAAAGAGGTCTTGAGCTGGAACCTGTTCCTGTGTCGGGAGAAAAGCTGAGGGCTGGCAAG GTTCCTGACCATGTTCCTAATGGGAGCTCATTCAGGATCACCAACAGCGAAGTGAGCTTGGAAATGGCTGAGGCGACAGACTTGGGTGAGAAGATG TACCTTGATGTAATCGGTGCTCTGGGAAGCCTGGTGGAGATGAAGGAGCTGTCAGGAatgcagcctctgcagcacctTCCTCAGGAGAGAAGGGCAGAAGTGGGACTGCAGAGacagaaggccctggagctgttGTACAGAAAGATCAGGAACCTCCAGGTTCGcctggaaaggaaagaaaaagtgctGAAAGATTATGAGGGAAGTGTGGAGCAGCTCAG gcagagccaagCTTCCCTGCAAAGGTGCCAGGAGGAGATGTCCAACCTGGAAGATGAGGCCCACagggaggcagaagaaaaggccCTGCTGAGAGAGGCTCTGGAGAGgatgcagctccagctggacCAGGAGAAGAGGCTGCGACAAGCGGCCAAAAGGCACAAG CCTGGAGCCACAAAGACTCTCTGCTCGGGCAAGCTGAAGGCCAAGGGGTGCATGGCAGGTGCTGCCAGATTGGGAAGATCATGGGAGCAGCACCACAGGGACCTTCACTAG